Proteins encoded together in one Solidesulfovibrio fructosivorans JJ] window:
- a CDS encoding DUF4405 domain-containing protein, with product MFKKSVFLILLFSFFLLILSALVVFIAPAARVASWADWAFLGLSRPRWEAAHLGMGLLFAVAGLVHVICNRAALLDTLRDADGALILFTRPFFVGLVVAVGIFVWSLGGMPPVGQLVAFSDYFKQRAVETYGEPPYAEAQRSTLESLARRMGMDKDKALALLRLKNIKAESADMTLAEIARQNGVAPGGVFEALRMVMEPSGGNPAGLPKDPPPGLGRRKLSDICEEYGLPQATAMARLVAAGMKAQPSWTLTETAKANNVLPIAVYEALRTEKPAPVAVEVTPTPETTPSQPVEQESTAGQPAPAEQPAPAPAAPQQAPTAQPAPGLATQPGSAPTTPGTLPPAQPGYPPATAEPAQPTAPAATIPATAPPGLEKMMLQTFCREYDIPLSVAVQRLARHHITAFGDMSFEELSLENNRTPTDIMRLVVGQ from the coding sequence ATGTTCAAGAAATCCGTCTTCCTGATCCTTCTTTTCTCCTTCTTCTTGCTGATCCTCTCGGCCCTGGTGGTTTTCATCGCGCCGGCGGCCCGGGTCGCCTCCTGGGCCGACTGGGCGTTTCTGGGACTTTCCCGACCGCGCTGGGAGGCCGCGCATCTGGGTATGGGCCTGCTTTTCGCCGTGGCCGGGCTGGTCCACGTGATCTGCAACCGGGCGGCGCTGCTCGACACCCTGCGCGACGCCGACGGCGCGCTGATTCTTTTCACCAGGCCGTTTTTCGTGGGCCTTGTCGTGGCCGTCGGAATCTTCGTCTGGTCCCTCGGGGGCATGCCGCCGGTGGGACAGCTGGTCGCCTTTTCGGATTATTTCAAGCAGCGGGCCGTGGAGACCTACGGCGAACCGCCGTATGCCGAGGCCCAGCGCTCGACCCTGGAGAGCCTGGCCCGGCGCATGGGCATGGACAAGGACAAGGCGCTGGCCCTGCTGCGGCTTAAAAACATCAAGGCCGAAAGCGCGGACATGACGCTGGCCGAGATCGCCCGGCAAAACGGGGTGGCCCCGGGCGGCGTGTTCGAGGCGCTGCGCATGGTCATGGAGCCTTCGGGCGGCAATCCGGCCGGGCTGCCCAAGGACCCGCCCCCGGGCCTTGGCCGGCGCAAGCTGTCCGACATCTGCGAGGAGTATGGCCTGCCCCAGGCCACGGCCATGGCGCGGCTCGTCGCCGCCGGGATGAAAGCCCAGCCGTCCTGGACGCTCACCGAGACGGCCAAGGCCAACAACGTCCTGCCCATCGCCGTCTACGAGGCTCTGCGCACGGAAAAGCCCGCCCCGGTGGCGGTGGAGGTCACGCCTACGCCGGAGACCACGCCGTCCCAGCCGGTCGAGCAGGAAAGCACCGCCGGCCAACCGGCCCCAGCCGAGCAGCCCGCGCCCGCTCCGGCCGCGCCGCAACAGGCTCCAACCGCCCAGCCGGCTCCCGGCCTCGCGACCCAGCCGGGCTCCGCGCCGACGACGCCTGGAACGCTTCCCCCCGCGCAACCCGGGTATCCGCCGGCGACCGCCGAACCGGCCCAGCCCACGGCCCCGGCCGCGACCATCCCGGCCACCGCGCCTCCCGGCCTGGAAAAGATGATGCTCCAGACCTTTTGCCGCGAATACGACATTCCGCTTTCGGTGGCCGTGCAGCGGCTGGCCCGGCATCACATCACCGCCTTCGGCGACATGAGCTTCGAGGAGCTGTCGCTGGAAAACAACCGCACCCCGACCGACATCATGCGTCTGGTCGTCGGCCAGTAG
- a CDS encoding NifU family protein has translation MQEKVEAALAKIRPSLQADGGDVELVEVTDGGIVKVRLTGACKGCPMSQMTLKNGIERILMQSVPGVKAVEAV, from the coding sequence ATGCAAGAAAAAGTCGAAGCCGCCCTGGCCAAAATCCGCCCCAGCCTGCAAGCCGACGGCGGCGACGTGGAACTCGTCGAGGTCACCGACGGCGGCATCGTCAAAGTGCGGCTCACCGGCGCCTGCAAGGGCTGCCCCATGTCGCAGATGACGCTCAAAAACGGTATCGAACGCATCCTCATGCAGTCCGTGCCGGGCGTCAAGGCCGTGGAAGCCGTCTAG